The sequence CGGCTACCGCTTCGAACCGGGAGAGGCGGTGTCCTGACCATGCGCGCCACTGTCCTCATCGCCCTGTACGCCTTCGCCGGTGCCGCCGTCGCGGGGGTGGCGGGAGCGGGCGTGCTGCGCCTGATCCGACGGCGCTCGCTCACCGCCTCCGTCGCCGTGGTCGCGGCGGTCGGCGTCGGCGCGATGCTCGCCGGCACACTCGCCGTGGCCTGGGCGATGTTCCTGTCCTCGCACGACCTGACCGTGGTCACCACCGTCGTCGCGATGGCGGCCGTGGTCTCGCTGGCCACCGCACTGCTGCTGGGCCGCTGGGTCGTCGCCCGCAGCCGTGAACTCGCCGACGCCGCCCGCTCGTTCGGCGACGCGGGCGCCTTCGCGGCACCACAGGTCCCGGCCACCGCCGAACTCGACGCGCTCAGCCGCGAGCTGGCCGCCACCAGCGCGCGGCTCGCCGAGTCCCGCGAGCGGGAGCGGGCGCTGGAGAAGTCGCGGCGCGAACTGGTGGCCTGGATCTCCCATGACCTGCGCACCCCGCTGGCCGGGCTGCGTGCCATGTCGGAGGCGCTGGAGGACGGTGTGGCCGCCGATCCCGACCGCTACCTCAAACAGATCCGCACCGAGGTCGAGCGCCTCAACGACATGGTCGGTGACCTCTTCGAACTCTCCCGCATCCACGCGGGCACCCTCCCGCTGAGCCCCGCCCGGATCTCGCTCTACGACCTCGTCGGCGACGCACTGGCAGGCGCCGACCCGCTGGCCAGGGAGCACGGGGTACGACTGGTGGGCGACGGCGTCGAGCGCGTGCCGGTGGAGGTGGACGCCAAGGAGATGACCCGGGTGCTCGGCAATCTCCTGGTCAACGCCATCCGCCGCACCCCGGCCGACGGCACGGTGGCGATCGCCGCCGAACGCACCGCCGACGCGGTGGTCCTGTCCGTCACCGACGGCTGCGGCGGCATCCGCGAGGAAGACCTCCCCCGCGTCTTCGACACCGGCTGGCGCGGCACCGACGCCCGCACGCCTCCGGCGGGTGCGGGGCTCGGCCTGGCGATCGTGCGGGGGATCGTGGAGGCCCACCAGGGCCGGGCGAGTGTCCGCAACATCCCCGGCGGCTGCCGTTTCGAGGTGACGCTGCCCGTGCCGACGCCGTGAGCCGCCGGCGCCGTTCCCGATGTCCGGCAGGTGCGGGCGCCGTGACGTGCTGAGCGGGCCCGCCGGTTCAGTCTTCGTGTCGGCGGGCCCGCCGGTTCAGTCCTCGCGTCGGCCGGCCTGCGCGAACTCCCGCATTCCCGCCGCGAAGCCGACCTGCGGCTTCCACCCCAGCGCGGACCGCAGCCGGGAGGAGTCCGCGGTGATGTGCCGTACGTCCCCCAGCCGGTACTCGCCGGTGACCACGGGCTCCGGTCCGCCGCACGCGGCCGCCAGCGCCCGGGCCAGCTCGCCGACGGTGCGGGGCTCACCGCTGCCGGTGTTGTACGCCGTCAGGACGCCCGGGGCCGCTTCCGCCTCCAGCGCCGCCACGTTCGCCTCCGCCACGTCCCGCACGTGGACGAAGTCCCGCCGCTGGCGCCCGTCCTCGAACACCCGGGGGGCCTGGCCACGGGCCAGCGCCGAGCGGAAGAAGGACGCCACCCCGGCGTACGGGGTGTCCCTGGGCATCCGGGGCCCGTACACGTTGTGGTAGCGCAGGGACACCGCCGACCCGCCCGTGCTGCGGGCCCAGGCGGCGGCCAGGTGCTCCTGGGCGAGCTTGGTCGCCGCGTACACGTTGCGGGGATCGGCCGGGGCGTCCTCGCCGACCAGGCCCGGGCTCAGTTCCGCCCCACAGCGCGGGCACGGGGGCTCGAACCGTCCCGCGTCCAGGTCGGCGACGGCCCGCGGGCCGGGCTGTACGACCCCGTGCCGCGGGCACGCGTAACGGCCCTCGCCGTACACCACCATCGACCCGGCCAGCACCAGGCGCCGTACACCCGCCTCCGCCATGGCCGCGACCAGCACGGCCGTGCCGAGGTCGTTGCGCGAGACGTACTCCGCCGCGTCCGCGACACCGTTGCCGAGCCCGACCATCGCCGCCTGGTGGCAGACGGCGTCCACACCGGCCAGCGCCCGGGCGAGCGCCGTCGGATTGCGCACGTCCGCGCCGGGATCCTCCCGGACGTCGTACACGAGCGGTTCGTGCCCGCTCGCGCGCAGCGCCTCGACGACATGGGACCCGATGAACCCGGCACCGCCGGTGACCAGTACACGCATACGGCCACGCTAACCGCGCACCGGCCCGCGACCGGCCGACGCGACCGGCACGTCATGACTCCGTAAGAGGCGGGCTCTTCGGTGAGCGGGGCCGGGCGCGCAACTCCGCTCCGGCAACGTCCCGTTGGCCGGTTCCGCGGGCCGGCGCACCCTTCGTGAGCGTTTCAAGAATCTCTGTCAGCAACGTTGACTACTGGATGCGGCACCCTCACATTACTTCTCGGTAGTACCTAGCCGTAACCACTGTGTCGCGGCACCTCCCCTTGCTCTGAGCCGCCGTTTTCTCGTGCACCAGCACACGCGCGGGCACCGTCATGCCCGCCTGCTTCGTGTCCCCACCCGAGAAGAGGGAGCACCCTCCCATGCCCACGCCTGCCCTGCGCCGCGTCACAGCCGCGGCTTCCGCACTCGCCGGGGCCCTGGCCCTCGGTCTCACCGCCGCACCCGCCCAGGCCACGACCCCCCTGAACTACGCCGCCCTCGGCGACAGTTACAGCGCCGGATCGGGTCTCCTTCCCATCGACGTCAGCAACCTGCTGTGCCTGCGCTCCACGGCCAACTACCCCCATGTCATCGCCGCCCGCACCGGGGCCCGGCTGACGGACGTCACCTGTGGTGCCGCCGAGACGAAGGACTTCACCGAGTCCCAGTACCCCGGTCTCGCCCCGCAGGCGGACGCCGTCACCTCCGGCACCGACCTCGTGACGATGACCATCGGCGGCAACGACAACGGCACCTTCATCAACGCCATGCTGGACTGCGGTACCGAGGGGATCCTCAGCGGGGGCAAGGGCAGTCCGTGCAAGGACAAGTACGGCACGTCCTTCGACGACGCGATCGACGCGAAGACGTACCCTGCGCTCAAGAACGCACTGGACGCCGTCCGGGCCAAGGCGCCGAACGCCCGGGTGGCGGTGCTCGGTTACCCGTGGATCACGCCCGCAACGGCCGACCCGTCATGCTTCGCCCAACTGCCCCTCGCCGAGGGCGACGTGCCGTACGTGCACGCCCTGCAGGCCCACCTCGACGCCGTCGTGCAGCGTGCCGCCGAGGAGACCGGGTCCACGTACGTGGACTTCTCGCAGGCCTCCGAAGGGCATGACGCGTGCCAGGCCATCGGCACCCGGTGGATCGAGCCGCTCCTCTTCGGGACGAACATCGTGCCCGTCCACCCCAACGCGCTCGGCGAGCAGCGCATGGCCGAGCACACCATGAGCGTCCTCGGCCTCGGCTGACCGGACCCCGGCCCGGTTCGAGCCCGTGCAAGGCCGTCGACCCGGAGCACCGCACCGGTCACGAAGGAGGCACGGTCGCTCAGCAGCCACGCGGCGGCCCCGGCGATCTCGTCGGAGCCGCCGCGCGGGGTCAGCTCCGCTGGAAGAACTCCACCTCGGCGAGCGCGACATGACGCTGCCCGGTGAGTCCCGTGACCTTCCGCAGCACCATCCGTACCTTCACCACGTCGTCGGTCCCGGTCGTGATCGTCTGTGTTCCCGGCTTGTCGCTGAGATCGATCTCCTTGCGGTGCACCGAGCCGTCCGCCGATGTCACCTCCAGGTCCATCTCGAGCGCCCGCGCCTGACGGGCGTACTCCTCGGGCTCCGTCGACGCGCCGTTCGTGATGATGAGGTCGACCAGCCGGAACGGCTTTCCGAAGGTGTACGTGATCGAGGCCCCCGCCCCGGGCGATCCCCAGTAGCGGTTGCTGAGCCCGTCGGTGGTGCTCTTCGCCGGATGCCCGGGCACCTCGGCACTGGCCTCGACACGCACCGGGGTGACCGCCTTGGTGCCGCTGAGCTTGTCCCGGGTGTCCTCGAACAGGGCGCGCCCGGCGGGCAGCAGGAAGAAGCCGCCCACGCACAGCGCCACGACCACGGCCAGGATCACCAGGAACCGGATGCCCCGCCCGGAGCCCGCCCGCACCTGGCGCCGGAACGGCCAGATGGTCCGCCACCAGGGCAGCGGGGCCCGGTCCTGCGCCGGGGCCAGCGGGCTGGCACAGCGACGGCAGAACCGGCGGCCCGGCGGATTCGGCGTGCCGCACACCCGGCACGGCAGCCCGGACACCTCCGTCTGCGCCGGCACCGACCGTACGACGGGACGCGGCGCCACCGGTTTCGCGGGCTGCACGGGCCCGACGGACTCGGGCTCGGGCTCGGGCGACGCCGGGGCAGACGGCGCGGGGCGCACGGGTGCGGTGCCGTTGTCGGTCTCGGGTCGCGTGCGGGACGTGGCGGCGTCGCCGGCCTGCGCGCCACCGTGCTCCTCGTCGTCGGCGCCGACCTCGGCCGTGGGCGGTCCCCCGGTGCCGGCCTCCGCCGCGGCGGACGTCCCGTCGGCGCCGGCTTCGGCCGTCGAACTTCCGTCCGAGGTGGGGCCGTTGTCTCCGGCCGGCCTCTCCCCGGCCTGTGCCGCCGGTGGCGGGTCCGCCGGAGCAGCCGGCTGTCCCAGCGTGGTGGTCGTGCCTTCGCGGCCCGTACGGCTCGCGTTCTGCGGATCCCGCCGGGACCGGCCCGTCAGCCTGGTCCGCAGGGACGACGTACGAGGCGGCGAGGTGGGCGAAGTGCGGGACGTCCCGGCACCGTTGGCGGGCTCGGGCGCGGGCTCCGGCTCGGGCGGCGCCGCCGGCTCCGGCGGAACCTCGGCGGCCGGTGCCGGGGATGCCGGGGCCGGAGCGGACGACTCCCGCGCCCCCTCCTGCGACCAGCCCAGGTACGACCCGCAGTTGCCGCAGAAGTCGTCACCGGGGTCGTTGGACGCCCCGCACGCGGGACAGGCGCGCATGGCGTCACCTCCCTTCGTCGGCGGGCGGGCCGGGCAGGACCTCCACCCGGCACGGGACATGCACCGGACACAGGGACCGGACGACCTCACGGACCCGGCCCTCGTCCACCTCCGGATCGCGGCCCGGCCACACCCGGACCAGCACTTCGCCGGACGGCTCCGGCGGCGGTTCGGCGCCCGCGGTACGGGACCACACCGCCCCGCCGTCGCCGCTGACCTCGGCGTTCACCCCGAGGGTGAGCCGCAGCCGCTCCACCAGGCCGCGCCGGGTGCCGCGCCAGCGATGCAGCTCCACCGCGCGCACCACCGCCTCGCGGCGCAGCTCCGCGGACCACTCGGGATCGTCGGCGGCGCCCACCCACGACGCCAGCCAGGCCACGAAGTCGAGCGGTGCGACCCGGGGGTCGAGATAGGCGGACAGGTTGTCGAGCGTCGCGAACACCGGGGCGAGGACCGTGTCCAGACCCGCGGTGAAACGCTGGGCGAAGTCGTCGTCGGCGTACAGCGCGGGCAGCAGCCCGCCGATCGGATGCCGGCTCGGCAGGCCGGGTACGGCGGCACGGCTCACGCCTGGATCCCCCCGCCCAGGGGCTGCACGACGACCTGGTGCTGGTAGGAGAACACCAGCGCGCCCGCGGCCACGTCGATGCGGTCCGCCGCAGCGCCCCGCCGGCCGGTGATCGGGTCGGCGGCGAACAGCCGGATCTCCTCCACCAGCGCGTTGCCGGTGGCGCGTTGCAGCAGCCCGAACACCTCCCCGTACTGCACCGGCCGCCCGAACGGCCACCCGGTGCCGTCCGGTCCGCCGTGCAGCGGGTTGAGGTACCGGAACAGCGCGGCGAGCGCCGCGTCCCGTATCCGGTCGCCGTCCTCGGGGTCCGCCGCGAGCCGGGCGACGACCGTGACGCCCTGGTAGACCGGCGGCTCCACCACCAGCCGGGTCCCGATCAGCCGCCGTTCGTCCAGGCTCTCGGTGATCACGGCGAGCACCTGGTCCGACGGGATCAGCTGCTCGAAGCGGAGCCGGTCGCCCTCGTCGGCCACCGCGTCCGGCACCACCAGCACCCGCACCGCACCGGGGCCCTCCGCCGCCGGCAGACAGCGCACCCGGCGCACCGAAGGGGCCGCCTGCCGGGCGATGATCTCGTAGTCCTCGGCCGTCACCGCCCGCTCCTGCATCCGCAGCGCGTCCGGTGCCCGCAGCTTGGCGTTGGCGAGGGTCTCCCCGTCCACGCCGCCACGCGCCGCCTCCCGGTTGGCCACCCGCGCGACGTACGGCACCGAACTGCGCAGCACCGAGATCGCGCCCCGGGCCACATTGCCGGCCGGGCCGCCGCCGGTGCGATAGCGGGACACCCGTATCTGGGCGCCCTTCTCCGGTACCGCCCCGCACGGCCGCAGCGTCCCGTCGGGTTCGCGCAGCGCGGGCGGGAAGGTGAACTCGCCCGTGGTGGCGTCGACTTGGACATGCCGGTCGGTGGGTCCCGAGCGGCCGAAGTGCTCCACGACGTCCCAGCGCCGCCACCCGTCGGCCGAGGAGACCTCCACCACCGGCGGCTCGCCGTCCAGCAGCACCGGCGGCCGGCCCAGCCGGAACGTCTGGCCCGGCACCCCCTCCGACGCGCCGAGCGGTACGTCGGTGACCGTTTCGGCGTGCTCGACGGTGCCGGTGCCGCCGACCGTGAACACCGTCGCCTCCCGCACGGTCGGGGACTCCGAGTAGAACGGCTGGCCCGGCTGTGCCTCGGTGACCCGGCAGCGCAGCCAGCCCGCCCGGGTGCCACCGATCACGGACGCGGTGTGCGCCGCCGGGACGTACACGATCACCTCGCCGGGCCGGTTCAGACCGCCGGTGGTGTCCGAGCCGGTCTCGCACACCTGCCAGCGCCCGCCGTCCCAGGCCTCCCACACCAGCGGCGGCTGGCGCGGGTCCACACCGACGCCCTCCACCCGGCTGTCCAGCCGTACGGCGACGATGCACCGCGGCACGGCCGTGGGCAGCCCGAACAGCAGCGCGTCTCCCGGCTCGGGCGCCGGCTGGAAGCACCGTACGTCACGGCCCTCGGCCAGTTCGCGCGTCCGGTCGGCCTGCTCACCGGTCCGGGGCGCGGTCACCAGCCGGGTCAACTCGCTCGGCACGATGCGCAGTTCGGCCGTGGTGGCGAACACCACGGGCTCCTCCGCCTCGCCGTCCGCCGTGGTCACCTCGGTGCCGGCGGGCAGGGTCACCGTGTCGGGCTGGGGCGCCGAAAGCCAGAAGTCGACCTCCGCGCTCGCCGCCGCCGGCGGGAACAGCCGGATCCCCAGCAGGTCCAGGAAGGCCGTGTAGTTCTTGTCCGGCACCCGGTTCAGCCGGTACAGCAACTGGTCCACGAGATAGGCGAACGTCTCGATCAGGGTGACGCCCGGATCGGAGACGTTGTGGTCGGTCCACTCCGGCGCGCGCTGCTGCACGTACCGCTTCGCCTCGTCGACGAGTTGCTGGAACCGCCGGTCGTCCAGATTGGGGGAGGGCAGGGCCATCAGTCCGCGACCGCTTCCTCGGCCCCCTCCTCGGAGGGGATCGTGTAGAAGGGAAACACCAGGTTGCGCCGGTCGTTGGTGGAACGCACCGTGTAGCGCACGTCGATGTAGAGGGTTCCGTCGTCCACCGCGTCGAAGGCCACCACCACGTCGTCCACGGCGATCCGCGGCTCCCACCGCTCCAGCGCCTCGCGCACCTGCTGGGCGATCCGCCCCGCGGTGGCGCCGTCGCCGGGCGCGAAGACGTAGTCGTGGATGCCGCAGCCGAACTCCGGCCGCATCGGGCGCTCTCCGGGCGCGGTGCCCAGCACCAGCCGGATCGCCTCCTCGATCTCCCGTTCCCGCTCGACCATGGCGATCCCGCCGGTCGGCCCGACCCGCAGCGGGAACGCCCAGCCGCGGCCGATGAACCGCTCGCTCATCACACGCCCCCGATCTGGACGGTCAGGTCGCCGCCCGAGATCATCGCGCCGCAGGTCGTCTGGTCGCGCATCCGCGCGGCCGGCAGCCCGCCGATGAGGACGGGGCCCGAGGTGAGCGCGGCCGGGTTCGGCATGACCACGTTCCCCGGCCCCAGGGCCAGGTGCGGGGGCACCGCGCAGGTGTGCAGGCTGCCCACGACGGCGGCGGGACGGCCGCCGATCAGCACGGTCGCCACCCGCACAGCGGCGCCGGGCGGCGGGGTTGCGATCACACCGCCGTGGTTGGTGGGGTCTCCGGTACGGGCTGCGGCCGGCATGGGGTGCTCCTTGGGGAAAGTCGGGGAGGCGGGGGTCAGTTGATCCGGATGAGCTTGGCCTTGAGGACGCCCAGCAGACCGCCGTCGACGGTGACCTCCGACGAGCCGTTGACGCTCACGGTGCGGCCGCCGATCTTCACTCCGACCCGCCCCTGGATGTCCACGTTCCGGCCCGACACGCTCACGTTGCCCCGCCCCGCGTCCAGGGTGATGCCCTTCTTGTCGAGCAGGACGGAGCTGAGGGGTTGCCCCCCCTTCCCGGCGTACACCTTCAGCTCGATCCGGTCCCGCCGGTCGTCCAGGAACACCTCGAGGCGCTCGTCGGCGCTCCTCAGCCGCACCCCGGAGGGACCCGGCGCCCGTGCGTCCAGCAGCTCCACCCGGTGTCCCGAACGGGACACGAAGGAACGGCGGTTGACCTTCCCGCTGGTGCCGTCGACCAGCGGCACGTCGTGCTTCGAGGGCTTGTCCACACCGTTGTAGAGCCCGCCGATGACGTACGGGCAATCCAGCAGGCCCTGTTCGAAGCCGACCAGCACCTCGTCGTTGACCTCGGGACTCACCACACCGCCGCCGCCCTTGCCGCCCCACTGCACGGTGCGCACCCAGTCGGTGACGTAAGTGTCGTCCAGCCAGGGGAACTTCAGCCGCACGGCACCGCGCTCGGCGCCGGTCGGCTCGCGCACGTCCGTCACCACGCCGATCGCCAGACCCGGCATGCGCGGGCCGCGGCCCGGCGCGTTGGCGCCGGTCACCAGGCCCGTCAGGGAGCGGTCCGGGCTGGCGCTGACCCAGACCGTCGTCCGGTACCCGCCGTGCGGCTCCAGGACGTGCTGCACCGCCGTCGCCGTGTACTTGCCGGAGAACGCCTGACCGACGTTGCCGAGCGCCACCGGCTCGCCCGCCCGCAGCCGCGGGTTGCCCTCGGCCAGTACCTCCAGCTCGCCGAAGCCCGCGCTGACCTGATCGGCCACGGCGTCGGCGACCGCGGTGGTCTCGGCCTGGGTGCGGTACGGGGTGTCGGTGACGGTCAGCTTCGCCGACTTGCCGAACCGGGCGGCCAGCGCCGGGCTCAGACCCGGCACCACCGTGTCACTGGTCACCGACGGCTTGCGGGCCACCAGCGGCCGCTTCGTGGTGACGTCCCAGCCGCGTACCTCCACCTGCGAGGCCCCGTCCGCGGCCGACAGCGATGCCCGCAGCGCCAGCAGGTTGCGCCCGTACTCCAGCACCATCGGGCTCCGGGTGGCCGGGGTCGAGGGCGCGGGTGCCCCGGACGCCTTCTTGGGCCTGGTGAACTGCAGCACGCCCTTGTCGTCGACGCGCACCTGCGCACCGCTCTCGCCCGCCAGGTACTGCAGGAAGTCCCAGTCGGACACGTTCGCCTGCGAGAGCTGCTTGTAGGTGACCGGCGCGGCCTCCACCTTCCCGCAGGTCAGCCCGGCCCCGGCGGCCACCTTGCGGACGATCGCCGACGCCGTCATGTTCCGGTACGCCACCACCTTGCGGCCCCGCTGCAGCCGGTGCGCGACGGAGTAGGCACGCACGACCGTGAACGACCCCGTGGAGTCCCGGTCGATCTCCACGGCCGTGACCTCGCCGCTGAACAGCCGCTCTCGCGCCTGCCCGGCGACCGTCACCACCGACACGCGCAGCGGGGTGCCGAGGGTGATGCCGGTCGACTTCAGGAACTCGTGGTCGGGATCGCGGTAGGTCAGCACGGCGGTGTCCGGCAGGCCCACGTTCTCGTCCACCACACAGCTCACCAGCTGCGCCGCCCAGATCTGCGGCAGTTCACCGGGGGCCTCCACGACGGGGTCCGCCGCGAACGACCGGCCGCCGCGCGCCTCGGGTGTGGTCACCGCTCCTCCTCACCGCCCGCGTCCCCGAGCGCAGGCACCACCAGTTCGGTACCGGGCACCAGGGCCATCGGGTCGTCGATCCCGTTCGCCTCGGCGATCACCCGCCAGGCCGTCGCGTCGCCGTACTCCCGCCACGCCAGCAGCGCCAGGCTGTCCCCGGCCACCACGGTGTGCGTACTGCGGGCCGTGCGCGCACCGGAGGTCGGGTTCTGCCCCGGGGGATCGACGCTCGCTTCCTCGATCGACAGGGAGCAGGTCGCGCGCAGCGGCTTGCCGTCCACGTCGAACAGCGAGTACGTCACCGACAGGCTCGACAGCACCCCGTCGAACGACGTCGTACGGGCCGAACCCCACTCGAACCGCACCCAGGGACTCGCCGGCTTCTTCCGCGCGAGGCTCGCCGGGGTCGGCACGCACCCCTTCATCAGCTTCTCGACCGCCTGCTCGACCGAGTTGTCGTGCTTCGAGGTGGCGTCGAGGAAGACCTCCAGGCTCAGCTCACGCGGCCCGCTGCCCACGAACTCCGGCAGCGCCGACTCCCCGGCCATCCGGGACGGGGTACGACGCCACTCGGTGGACTTGCGCAGCTGCAGGGAGTTGGGGTTGAACTGGAGGTTCAGCCGCGCGATCGTCCCGCCGGGCTTCGCGCCGACCGCCGCCGGGGGTTCCTTCAGGGTCAGCTGTGCCCTGGCCACGCTGGTGCGGACGGAAGCCATCAGGAAGGCCTCAGTCCCTCGTGGGCGATCTCCAGCGTCTCCACCGCCGCCTGCGAGGAGGACGGGTCGAACGACGGCCCCTCCCAGCGCACCGGCACGATGCCGAGCACCTGCCAGCTGATGATCCGGGTCAGATCCGGCTTGAGCGCCACGATCTCGCCGTCCTTCGGTTCCACGCGCCGCAGCGTCTCGTCGAGCCAGCGTGCGATCTTCGCCGTGTCGGCGGTGACCGGCCGGGTGAGCGTGATGTTCGACCAGGTGACCCGGCCGGGCAGCTGCCAGGTGAAGCCGTTGTTGCCGCCCTCGGCGTAGGTCTCCATCTCCACCTGCGCCCCCATGCCGGAGCAGCTGTGGAAGGCACCCAGGTCGTTGCCGCCGATCGCGAGCCGGAAGAACACGCTCGTCGCGAAGATGTTGTCCGTCATCCGTTGCCCATCCGTTCCCTGTCCTCACCGGCGTCCGTCGTAGGGGCGGCCCGCGCGTTCCCGGCCGCGCCGCAGATCGGCCCGGAGCAGACGGGCCATCGGCTCCAGCAGGCGCCGCGCCAGCTCGTCCAGATCGATCCCGGAGTCCTGCGCGACCACCTCCGGCCGGACGGTGTCCTTCCCCTGGGCCTTACCGGTTGCCGCGGGCGCGGAGGGCGTCCGCTGCACGGCCCGCCCGGGTACGGCGGTCACCGGCACACCGGAGGGAACGGCACCGGCGGCGGTGCCGGCCGGCTCCCGCCGGACGACGGGTGCCGCCGGGGAGGAGGCACCGCGCGGCACACCCGCCGGAGTGCGGATGGCGCGGACCACGGGCACGGGCGGGCCCGGCTGCCCGGCCGGCCCCGCCGGGCGGCCCTGCACCGGGGGCGCCTGCGGATCGGTGACCGGCAGCGCCTGCGGGTGTACGGGTGCGGCTCGCTGGACGGAGGGATGCGGCCGCACGACGGGGACGGTGCGGCGGGGCTGCGCGGAACTCGTTCCGTGCGGGGACGAGTTGCGCGAGGACGGATTGTGCGAGGGCACGTCGTGCGAGGACGCGTTGTGCGGGGCCGGCGGCGCCGGGGCGGTGACGTTCCGCTGTATGTGCGGCGTGGCGGGTGCCGGTCGGTGCGCCGGGCCCGGTTCGCGCCGCCAGGACGCGGGGACGACCGGACGCTCGGGGGTACGGGCGGCGGCAGGAGGCGTAAAGCCTTCTGGGACACGGGTGTTGACCGTCAGCGGCCGGGCGGGGAGGAGGGCGAGGCTGCGGTGCGCCGGCCGGTGCTGTGCCGTGCCGGGATGTGTGTCGATGACACCGGGGGGCCGGTCGCCGGCGGTGTCCGGGGTCCGTCCGGGGGCGGAGACGAGCGCGGGGACGGGTTCGGGGGCGGGGGCGGCGATGGCCCGGGCGACGACGACCGGAGTGGCTCCACCGGCTCCCGCGCGGGCCGGTGCGGTCCGCGTCCCCGTGGCGGCCGGTGCCGTCGCAGGCCTGTCCGAGGAGGCTGCTCGGACCTCCGCTGCGGGCACGCGCTGCACGGGACCGGGTCCGGGTGCGGCGGAGGGCGCGGAGCGAGGGGCGCCCTGAGTGACCAGGGGAGTGGCGGGAGCCGGTGCGGCGCCCGGCGCCGACGGCGAAGTTCCCTGAGGGGCAGGGGAGTCGGGCG comes from Streptomyces sp. FXJ1.172 and encodes:
- a CDS encoding sensor histidine kinase, whose amino-acid sequence is MRATVLIALYAFAGAAVAGVAGAGVLRLIRRRSLTASVAVVAAVGVGAMLAGTLAVAWAMFLSSHDLTVVTTVVAMAAVVSLATALLLGRWVVARSRELADAARSFGDAGAFAAPQVPATAELDALSRELAATSARLAESRERERALEKSRRELVAWISHDLRTPLAGLRAMSEALEDGVAADPDRYLKQIRTEVERLNDMVGDLFELSRIHAGTLPLSPARISLYDLVGDALAGADPLAREHGVRLVGDGVERVPVEVDAKEMTRVLGNLLVNAIRRTPADGTVAIAAERTADAVVLSVTDGCGGIREEDLPRVFDTGWRGTDARTPPAGAGLGLAIVRGIVEAHQGRASVRNIPGGCRFEVTLPVPTP
- a CDS encoding NAD-dependent epimerase/dehydratase family protein, which translates into the protein MRVLVTGGAGFIGSHVVEALRASGHEPLVYDVREDPGADVRNPTALARALAGVDAVCHQAAMVGLGNGVADAAEYVSRNDLGTAVLVAAMAEAGVRRLVLAGSMVVYGEGRYACPRHGVVQPGPRAVADLDAGRFEPPCPRCGAELSPGLVGEDAPADPRNVYAATKLAQEHLAAAWARSTGGSAVSLRYHNVYGPRMPRDTPYAGVASFFRSALARGQAPRVFEDGRQRRDFVHVRDVAEANVAALEAEAAPGVLTAYNTGSGEPRTVGELARALAAACGGPEPVVTGEYRLGDVRHITADSSRLRSALGWKPQVGFAAGMREFAQAGRRED
- a CDS encoding SGNH/GDSL hydrolase family protein — translated: MPTPALRRVTAAASALAGALALGLTAAPAQATTPLNYAALGDSYSAGSGLLPIDVSNLLCLRSTANYPHVIAARTGARLTDVTCGAAETKDFTESQYPGLAPQADAVTSGTDLVTMTIGGNDNGTFINAMLDCGTEGILSGGKGSPCKDKYGTSFDDAIDAKTYPALKNALDAVRAKAPNARVAVLGYPWITPATADPSCFAQLPLAEGDVPYVHALQAHLDAVVQRAAEETGSTYVDFSQASEGHDACQAIGTRWIEPLLFGTNIVPVHPNALGEQRMAEHTMSVLGLG
- a CDS encoding zinc ribbon domain-containing protein; amino-acid sequence: MRACPACGASNDPGDDFCGNCGSYLGWSQEGARESSAPAPASPAPAAEVPPEPAAPPEPEPAPEPANGAGTSRTSPTSPPRTSSLRTRLTGRSRRDPQNASRTGREGTTTTLGQPAAPADPPPAAQAGERPAGDNGPTSDGSSTAEAGADGTSAAAEAGTGGPPTAEVGADDEEHGGAQAGDAATSRTRPETDNGTAPVRPAPSAPASPEPEPESVGPVQPAKPVAPRPVVRSVPAQTEVSGLPCRVCGTPNPPGRRFCRRCASPLAPAQDRAPLPWWRTIWPFRRQVRAGSGRGIRFLVILAVVVALCVGGFFLLPAGRALFEDTRDKLSGTKAVTPVRVEASAEVPGHPAKSTTDGLSNRYWGSPGAGASITYTFGKPFRLVDLIITNGASTEPEEYARQARALEMDLEVTSADGSVHRKEIDLSDKPGTQTITTGTDDVVKVRMVLRKVTGLTGQRHVALAEVEFFQRS
- a CDS encoding phage tail protein, translated to MSRAAVPGLPSRHPIGGLLPALYADDDFAQRFTAGLDTVLAPVFATLDNLSAYLDPRVAPLDFVAWLASWVGAADDPEWSAELRREAVVRAVELHRWRGTRRGLVERLRLTLGVNAEVSGDGGAVWSRTAGAEPPPEPSGEVLVRVWPGRDPEVDEGRVREVVRSLCPVHVPCRVEVLPGPPADEGR
- a CDS encoding putative baseplate assembly protein — protein: MALPSPNLDDRRFQQLVDEAKRYVQQRAPEWTDHNVSDPGVTLIETFAYLVDQLLYRLNRVPDKNYTAFLDLLGIRLFPPAAASAEVDFWLSAPQPDTVTLPAGTEVTTADGEAEEPVVFATTAELRIVPSELTRLVTAPRTGEQADRTRELAEGRDVRCFQPAPEPGDALLFGLPTAVPRCIVAVRLDSRVEGVGVDPRQPPLVWEAWDGGRWQVCETGSDTTGGLNRPGEVIVYVPAAHTASVIGGTRAGWLRCRVTEAQPGQPFYSESPTVREATVFTVGGTGTVEHAETVTDVPLGASEGVPGQTFRLGRPPVLLDGEPPVVEVSSADGWRRWDVVEHFGRSGPTDRHVQVDATTGEFTFPPALREPDGTLRPCGAVPEKGAQIRVSRYRTGGGPAGNVARGAISVLRSSVPYVARVANREAARGGVDGETLANAKLRAPDALRMQERAVTAEDYEIIARQAAPSVRRVRCLPAAEGPGAVRVLVVPDAVADEGDRLRFEQLIPSDQVLAVITESLDERRLIGTRLVVEPPVYQGVTVVARLAADPEDGDRIRDAALAALFRYLNPLHGGPDGTGWPFGRPVQYGEVFGLLQRATGNALVEEIRLFAADPITGRRGAAADRIDVAAGALVFSYQHQVVVQPLGGGIQA
- a CDS encoding GPW/gp25 family protein — encoded protein: MSERFIGRGWAFPLRVGPTGGIAMVEREREIEEAIRLVLGTAPGERPMRPEFGCGIHDYVFAPGDGATAGRIAQQVREALERWEPRIAVDDVVVAFDAVDDGTLYIDVRYTVRSTNDRRNLVFPFYTIPSEEGAEEAVAD
- a CDS encoding PAAR domain-containing protein, producing the protein MPAAARTGDPTNHGGVIATPPPGAAVRVATVLIGGRPAAVVGSLHTCAVPPHLALGPGNVVMPNPAALTSGPVLIGGLPAARMRDQTTCGAMISGGDLTVQIGGV